A genomic stretch from Clavelina lepadiformis chromosome 5, kaClaLepa1.1, whole genome shotgun sequence includes:
- the LOC143459224 gene encoding microsomal glutathione S-transferase 1-like, with amino-acid sequence MSSPYTLQNEVFAGLIFYGSLALIKTVMMSMLTAFFRIRNESVPSLEDAKMMAPNDPDKQKVLLQPNQDVERVRRAHLNDLENVIPFVLLGLLFVGTNPDPTTALWHFRIFLAARVLHSIAYVNALRQPLRGIGFGIGLLAFGSMAFQTVHALC; translated from the exons ATGTCCAGTCCATACACTCTCCAAAATGAGGTTTTTGCCGGTCTCATCTTTTACGGCTCGCTGGCGCTGATCAAGACCGTGATGATGTCTATGTTGACAGCCTTCTTCCGAATCCGAAACGAGTCCGTACCCAGTCTGGAAGACGCTAAGATGATGGCCCCGAATGACCCGGACAAGCAGAAAGTGCTTTTGCAACCCAACCAGGATGTGGAGAGG GTACGTCGTGCTCATCTGAACGACCTTGAAAACGTGATACCTTTCGTGCTGTTGGGTTTGCTTTTTGTGGGCACCAACCCCGATCCTACCACAGCACTTTGGCACTTCAGG ATATTTCTTGCTGCTCGCGTTTTGCATTCCATCGCATATGTGAACGCACTGCGCCAACCTCTGCGTGGTATCGGGTTCGGAATCGGCCTCTTGGCCTTTGGTTCGATGGCTTTTCAAACCGTCCACGCACTGTGTTGA
- the LOC143459223 gene encoding microsomal glutathione S-transferase 1-like: MMASHLYTLENNVFAGFVFYTVLLLMKMLLMTVLTTTKRQIHKAFHSPEDTSRAGTNPEARKKSLLPNENVERVRRCHRNDMENIYLFIFLSLLYIATDPPYAMAIWYFRVYTVSRFLHMLVYLNGIRQPFRGLTFAAGYVTCWILAISTLLSIV; this comes from the exons ATGATGGCCAGCCATCTTTATACTTTGGAAAACAATGTCTTTGCTGGTTTCGTGTTTTACACCGTTTTGCTTTTGATGAAAATGCTACTAATGACCGTACTGACCACCACAAAACGTCAGATCCACAAAGCGTTTCACTCGCCAGAGGACACGTCCAGAGCCGGCACCAATCCAGAAGCAAGGAAGAAATCTCTATTGCCCAATGAGAACGTGGAACGG GTGCGTAGATGTCATCGCAATGATATGGAGAACATTTATTTGTTCATTTTCTTATCACTGTTGTACATTGCTACAGATCCGCCATACGCAATGGCTATCTGGTATTTCAGG GTATACACGGTCAGCAGATTTCTTCACATGCTGGTGTATTTGAATGGAATTCGTCAACCTTTTCGTGGGCTCACTTTCGCGGCCGGATACGTAACTTGCTGGATATTGGCTATATCCACTCTACTGTCTATCGTTTAA
- the LOC143459221 gene encoding microsomal glutathione S-transferase 1-like — MMTSHLYTLENNVFAGFVFYTVLLLMKMLLMTVLTTTKRQIHKAFHSPEDTSRAGTNPEARKKSLLPNENVERVRRCHRNDMENIYLFIFLSLLYIATDPPYAMAIWYFRVYTVSRFLHMLVYLNGIGQPFRGLTFAAGYVTCWILAISTLLSIV; from the exons ATGATGACCAGCCATCTTTATACTTTGGAAAACAATGTCTTTGCTGGTTTCGTGTTTTACACCGTTTTGCTTTTGATGAAAATGCTACTAATGACCGTACTGACCACCACAAAACGTCAGATCCACAAAGCGTTTCACTCGCCAGAGGACACGTCCAGAGCCGGCACCAATCCAGAAGCAAGGAAGAAATCTCTATTGCCCAATGAGAACGTGGAACGG GTGCGTAGATGTCATCGCAATGATATGGAGAACATTTATTTGTTCATTTTCTTATCACTGTTGTACATTGCTACAGATCCGCCATACGCAATGGCTATCTGGTATTTCAGG GTATACACGGTCAGCAGATTTCTTCACATGCTGGTGTATTTGAATGGGATTGGTCAACCCTTTCGTGGGCTCACTTTCGCGGCCGGATACGTAACTTGCTGGATATTGGCTATATCCACTCTACTGTCTATCGTTTAA
- the LOC143459220 gene encoding microsomal glutathione S-transferase 1-like, which yields MSSPYTLENDLVTGLVFYGALALIKTTMMSMWTAYFRFRNESVPSLEDAKMMAPNDPDKQKALLQPNQDVERVRRAHLNDLENVIPFVLLGLLYVGTNPDPAIGLWHLWIFLVARVLHSIAYVNALRQPWLPLRGIGFAIGLLAFRSMAFETVHALC from the exons ATGTCCAGTCCATACACCCTCGAAAATGACCTTGTCACCGGTCTCGTCTTTTACGGTGCGCTGGCTCTGATCAAGACCACGATGATGTCTATGTGGACAGCCTACTTCCGATTTCGAAACGAGTCTGTACCCAGTCTGGAAGACGCCAAGATGATGGCCCCGAATGACCCGGACAAGCAGAAAGCGCTTTTGCAACCCAACCAGGATGTGGAGAGG GTACGTCGTGCTCATTTGAACGACCTTGAAAATGTGATACCTTTCGTATTGTTGGGTTTGCTTTATGTGGGCACCAACCCTGACCCTGCCATAGGGCTCTGGCACTTATGG ATATTTCTTGTTGCTCGCGTTTTGCATTCCATCGCATACGTGAACGCACTGCGCCAACCGTGGTTACCACTGCGTGGTATCGGGTTCGCAATCGGCCTCTTGGCCTTTCGTTCGATGGCTTTTGAAACCGTCCACGCACTGTGTTGA
- the LOC143459225 gene encoding microsomal glutathione S-transferase 1-like: protein MSSPFTLQNKAFSGLVFYGSLALVKTAVMSEWTGYFRVKNRAFANLEDAKMFAGKDKDKQKESLRKDDQVERVRRAHLNDLENVVPFVLSGLLYVGTDPDPTTALWHFRVFLAARVLHSLVYVNGVRQPSRMLTFWAGLFTTLSMAYRTIRAVC from the exons ATGTCTTCCCCGTTTACTTTGCAAAATAAGGCCTTCTCTGGGCTCGTATTTTACGGCTCATTGGCATTGGTCAAAACCGCTGTCATGTCGGAATGGACGGGCTATTTTCGGGTTAAAAACCGCGCCTTTGCTAATCTGGAAGACGCAAAAATGTTTGCTGGAAAGGACAAAGACAAGCAAAAGGAATCCTTGAGAAAGGACGACCAAGTCGAGAGG GTACGTCGTGCCCATCTGAACGACCTTGAAAACGTTGTACCTTTTGTGCTGTCGGGTTTGCTTTATGTGGGTACTGATCCTGACCCTACCACAGCACTCTGGCACTTCCGG GTCTTCCTTGCTGCACGTGTTCTACACTCCCTTGTTTACGTGAACGGAGTCCGTCAGCCATCTCGAATGCTTACTTTCTGGGCCGGGTTGTTCACAACATTGTCAATGGCTTATCGTACTATACGCGCCGTTTGTTAA
- the LOC143459222 gene encoding microsomal glutathione S-transferase 1-like produces MSNLYTLENEVFSALIFYGTLVLIKTLLMAIWTSYYRTKHLSVWSREDAVMFAPNDPAKQKAMMAASHPQVERVRRAHLNDLENVVPFVVMALLYVGINPPAATALWHFRIFFAARAFHSLIYVNSVPQPFRGVAFLTGLAVTMSMAYQMIRAVY; encoded by the exons ATGTCTAATCTCTACACCTTGGAAAACGAAGTCTTTTCCGCCCTTATATTTTACGGTACACTGGTGCTGATCAAGACATTGCTGATGGCTATATGGACAAGCTACTACAGAACGAAACATCTCTCAGTTTGGAGTAGAGAAGACGCGGTTATGTTCGCGCCAAACGACCCAGCTAAGCAGAAAGCAATGATGGCCGCGTCCCACCCGCAAGTTGAAAGG GTACGACGTGCCCATCTCAATGATCTTGAAAACGTTGTGCCATTTGTCGTGATGGCTTTGCTGTACGTGGGTATCAATCCGCCTGCAGCTACAGCTCTCTGGCACTTCAGG ATTTTCTTCGCCGCCCGGGCCTTCCATTCTCTAATATACGTGAATAGTGTGCCACAGCCGTTCAGAGGAGTCGCTTTTCTCACAGGCCTTGCCGTCACTATGTCAATGGCGTATCAGATGATTAGGGCTGTATACTGA
- the LOC143459228 gene encoding microsomal glutathione S-transferase 1-like has translation MSSPFTLDNESFSSLVLYGSLALGKTFLMAPLTGYYRKKYRSYVNPQVDRVRGAHSNDVENVVPFVVLGLLYVATNPNPTVALWHFRVFLASRIAHSYIYVSSNRQPHRFISFVVGLSTCFSMLAQTIRAVL, from the exons ATGTCTAGTCCGTTTACTCTTGACAACGAATCCTTTTCAAGCCTTGTGCTGTACGGCAGCTTGGCATTAGGCAAGACTTTCTTGATGGCTCCATTGACTGGTTACTACCGGAAGAAATATCGTTCTTACGTCAATCCGCAAGTCGATCGG GTTCGTGGTGCACATTCAAACGACGTTGAAAACGTGGTGCCTTTTGTCGTGTTGGGTTTATTGTACGTTGCTACTAATCCCAACCCTACAGTTGCTCTCTGGCACTTCAGG GTTTTTTTGGCTTCCCGCATCGCACATTCCTACATCTACGTCAGCAGCAACCGTCAGCCGCACCGATTCATATCGTTTGTGGTTGGGTTGTCTACATGTTTCTCCATGCTGGCACAAACTATTCGCGCAGTGCTTTAA
- the LOC143459227 gene encoding microsomal glutathione S-transferase 1-like, which yields MEFSLKNEVVASFALYATLVVLKVMLMSAITAFYRVTTKTFINEEDVSAFGSSTQAKGKPSTAHHPNIERVRRAHLNDIENVFAFVLIGILYLLTNPSVDTATLHFKVFAGARFGHTIAYLIPIPQPSRFLLCATGWVATASMAFTILSTVIM from the exons ATGGAATTTAGTCTAAAGAATGAAGTTGTAGCTTCTTTCGCTTTGTATGCGACTCTAGTCGTGTTAAAGGTGATGCTCATGTCCGCAATAACGGCATTCTACCGAGTTACTACAAAAACTTTCATCAACGAAGAAGATGTCTCGGCTTTCGGCAGCAGCACTCAAGCGAAAGGAAAACCGTCCACAGCACACCACCCTAACATCGAACGG GTTCGCCGAGCACATTTGAACGATATTGAAAACGTTTTCGCCTTTGTTCTTATCGGAATTCTATACTTGCTAACCAACCCTAGTGTGGATACAGCTACACTGCATTTCAAG GTATTTGCCGGCGCCAGGTTTGGCCACACAATAGCCTACCTGATACCGATACCGCAGCCTTCAAGGTTCTTGCTCTGTGCTACTGGCTGGGTTGCTACGGCATCGATGGCGTTTACAATTCTCTCTACAGTTATAATGTGA
- the LOC143459229 gene encoding uncharacterized protein LOC143459229, whose amino-acid sequence MTLSQVIDDEVDSLVDWNGGSTTSTIESILRTTTVHDHFEDFDFHPGWTTLVSCAGFLLLLLLYLILEKMTGSYCPREEVTAERGKLTKQVLMVQSAHYSKRDSAGGRPKTSIITQPKHFTETV is encoded by the exons ATGACGTTATCTCAAGTTATTGATGATGAAGTTGACAGCTTGGTTGATTGGAATGGCGG GTCTACAACTTCAACGATTGAATCCATTTTACGGACCACGACGGTTCATGACCATTTCGAAGACTTTGACTTTCATCCTGGTTGGACGACTTTGGTATCATGCGCCGGATTTCTGCTCCTCTTGCTCCTGTACTTGATCCTGGAGAAAATGACCGGAAGCTACTGTCCGAGGGAGGAAGTGACCGCCGAAAGGGGGAAGTTGACGAAACAAGTTTTAATGGTTCAAAGCGCGCATTATTCTAAAAGGGATAGCGCGGGCGGAAGGCCCAAGACTTCGATAATAACTCAGCCGAAACACTTTACGGAAACAGTGTGA